One Spinacia oleracea cultivar Varoflay chromosome 4, BTI_SOV_V1, whole genome shotgun sequence DNA segment encodes these proteins:
- the LOC110801915 gene encoding disease resistance protein RGA2: MSEALLWAVTKSVLGHIASFAGDITCSYASQGILASQSVRNDLKKIENKLIAIRAVLHDAERKQYDSEAIKVWLKDLKTVVYDIDDLLDEVGTDLLRRRVNKGHVLQQIRYYLSSSNPVLGHFYWSQQIRDLLQSFDDIAANKRDLGLDDHTVETHNNIERNPLDAFSYVKKTEIIGRDGAKCEIVRRLTSRCVGNASKLVVLPIVGLGGIGKTALAKLVFNDEWVTSNFDVKLWACVSENFDLQKTIEEILNSVSNENTANLSLRQLHERLSEILLDGRKHFLVLDDVWIEDIKVWRDLESLIAVSEEGCVILVTTRSDMVASVVGNVEPYCLNNLSSDVCWSIFKQLAFKSGEEERYPNLARIGRNIVDKCGGVPLVVKVLASLLRSERVDREWMRIAETNNFLNIHPQHNDIKQALKVSYNKLPSHLKACFAYCSLFVKDSKLNPPMVSCLWSALGLLQRGDNSEELESVGYKYCEDLLSRSLLQDAFVVFTETVSECRMHDLFHDLATDIVGQEVAVVTSNQLNVTEICRHLVWGYEGGEGLSDKGFPKELLKAKKARTFRFGYAMGYINRAFIEGIIHNFRWLRVLDFHQSCFEELPRSIGNLKHLRYLDLSYNRIIKALPSTICKLLNLQSLFVPGCEMLQELPRDLDQLVSLRYFSVTTNQMSLASSKLHGLSCLGRLELYSCEELTSLWNGFSIQFNTSLLELHIVNCPKLISIPCSMNQLVSLETMVIRDCQELDLERGDYLRGLQNLRTLEITGSPKLRNLPRGIQSAASSLQYLWIEDCKELTTLPNWLKNFTLLRKINIYSCPKLVALPEGLSQLRCLQKIQIENCSLLSNRCDRHTGEDYPHISHVPQVYIDERCINGTDAQ; the protein is encoded by the coding sequence ATGTCTGAAGCACTTTTGTGGGCTGTCACAAAATCAGTACTAGGACACATTGCTTCTTTTGCAGGTGATATTACTTGCAGCTATGCTAGTCAAGGGATTTTAGCATCTCAAAGTGTTCGAAACGACCTGAAGAAGATTGAAAACAAGCTGATTGCTATCCGTGCAGTTCTTCATGATGCCGAGAGAAAGCAGTATGATAGTGAGGCCATCAAAGTTTGGCTGAAAGATCTCAAAACTGTTGTTTATGATATAGATGACCTCTTGGATGAAGTTGGCACTGATTTATTGCGTCGTAGAGTCAACAAAGGCCATGTACTTCAACAAATTAGGTACTATCTTTCATCCTCAAATCCAGTTTTGGGTCATTTTTATTGGAGTCAACAGATTAGGGACCTTTTACAGAGTTTTGATGACATAGCTGCTAATAAGAGGGATCTTGGGTTGGATGATCATACAGTTGAAACACACAATAATATCGAAAGGAATCCATTAGATGCGTTTTCTTATGTGAAGAAAACAGAAATCATTGGTAGGGATGGAGCTAAATGTGAAATTGTCAGACGTTTAACGAGTAGGTGTGTTGGAAATGCTAGTAAGTTGGTTGTGCTTCCAATAGTTGGATTGGGTGGAATTGGGAAAACGGCCTTGGCTAAGCTTGTTTTCAATGATGAGTGGGTAACTAGTAACTTTGATGTTAAGTTGTGGGCATGTGTCTCAGAAAATTTTGATCTGCAAAAGACAATAGAAGAAATATTGAATTCTGTTAGTAATGAAAACACAGCAAACCTTAGCTTAAGACAGTTACATGAAAGGCTTAGTGAGATATTATTAGATGGTCGAAAGCATTTTCTTGTGCTTGATGATGTGTGGATTGAGGACATCAAGGTATGGCGCGACTTGGAAAGTTTAATAGCTGTAAGTGAAGAAGGATGTGTGATTTTGGTCACTACACGAAGTGATATGGTAGCATCTGTGGTTGGAAATGTTGAGCCATATTGTTTGAATAATCTTTCTAGTGATGTTTGTTGGTCCATATTCAAACAATTGGCATTCAAGAGTGGTGAAGAGGAAAGATATCCTAATCTTGCTAGAATTGGGAGGAATATTGTTGACAAATGTGGTGGGGTTCCTCTGGTTGTTAAGGTTCTTGCAAGCCTGTTACGCAGTGAGAGAGTCGATAGAGAATGGATGCGAATTGCTGAAACAAACAACTTTCTGAACATACACCCACAGCATAATGACATCAAGCAAGCTCTGAAAGTGAGCTATAACAAACTCCCGTCTCATCTGAAAGCGTGTTTTGCTTATTGTTCGTTGTTTGTCAAGGATAGCAAGCTCAATCCTCCAATGGTATCATGTTTGTGGAGTGCACTTGGACTATTACAACGAGGAGACAACAGCGAAGAGTTAGAATCAGTGGGATACAAGTACTGTGAAGACTTATTGTCAAGATCTCTTCTACAGGATGCATTTGTTGTGTTTACTGAAACTGTAAGTGAATGTAGAATGCATGATTTATTCCATGATTTGGCAACTGATATTGTTGGCCAAGAGGTAGCTGTTGTAACTAGCAATCAGCTAAATGTTACAGAGATATGCAGACATTTAGTATGGGGATACGAAGGAGGTGAAGGTTTATCTGACAAGGGGTTCCCCAAAGAGCTACTCAAAGCAAAAAAGGCTCGAACATTCAGATTTGGGTATGCAATGGGTTATATTAACAGGGCATTTATTGAAGGCATTATACACAACTTTAGATGGTTGCGCGTATTAGATTTTCATCAGAGTTGTTTTGAGGAGTTGCCAAGGTCAATTGGAAACTTGAAGCATCTCAGGTATCTTGACTTATCATACAACCGTATCATAAAAGCTCTTCCAAGTACAATATGTAAGTTATTAAATCTGCAATCATTGTTTGTTCCTGGGTGTGAGATGTTACAAGAGCTACCAAGGGATTTAGACCAGTTGGTAAGCCTAAGGTATTTTTCTGTGACTACGAATCAAATGAGCTTAGCTAGTTCCAAATTACATGGCTTAAGTTGTTTGGGACGACTTGAATTATATTCATGTGAAGAGTTAACATCCCTGTGGAATGGTTTTTCTATTCAATTCAATACTTCCCTGCTAGAGCTTCACATTGTAAATTGTCCTAAATTGATCAGTATTCCTTGTAGCATGAATCAACTTGTTTCCCTTGAGACAATGGTTATCCGTGATTGTCAAGAACTAGATTTAGAGAGAGGTGATTACCTACGTGGGCTTCAAAACCTTAGAACCTTGGAAATTACCGGGTCTCCAAAGCTAAGAAATCTGCCAAGAGGAATCCAATCTGCTGCAAGCTCTCTTCAATATCTCTGGATTGAAGATTGTAAAGAATTGACTACACTTCCAAATTGGTTGAAGAATTTCACTTTGCTTAGAAAAATTAACATTTACAGTTGCCCAAAATTAGTAGCTCTGCCTGAAGGATTAAGCCAGCTCAGATGTTTGCAGAAGATACAGATTGAGAACTGTTCTCTTCTCAGCAATAGATGCGATAGACATACAGGTGAAGATTACCCTCATATTTCTCATGTGCCTCAGGTGTATATCGATGAAAGATGCATCAATGGAACAGACGCCCAGTAA
- the LOC110801922 gene encoding probable serine/threonine-protein kinase PBL23 → MICFSCCGSPAQKIEEEQQNQTVGTQTPSTSANGLSIASRTSYTSSLRASLRASIKELLVVKSKFSFANISFKTDSSKHRYIHDEIAKYGKGNITSKIFNFRELSIATNNFTPENLLGEGGFGRVHKGYIDSLKQVVAVKQLDRNGFQGNREFLVEVLMLSLLHNQYLVNLVGYCAEGPKRLLVYEYMEKGSLEDHLLELKPKQKPLNWQTRMKIAEGAARGLEYLHEIANPPVIYRDFKASNILLDENFNPKLSDFGLAKLGPTGNETHVSTRVMGTYGYCAPEYASTGQLTTKSDVYSFGVVFLEIISGRRVIDTHRPSEEQNLVVWAQPLFRDKSKFHLMADPLLEGDFSMKSLYQALGIAAMCLQEEASTRPFIGDVVIALEYLSSEKTVKLADNEEEGEDDDDDDDDDDEEEEEASDWEESDQPNNGTVKEGKES, encoded by the exons ATGATTTGCTTTTCATGTTGCGGATCACCAGCCCAAAAAATTGAGGAAGAGCAGCAAAATCAAACGGTGGGAACCCAAACCCCCAGTACATCTGCTAATGGGCTATCAATAGCTAGTAGAACATCATATACATCATCATTAAGGGCCTCTTTGAGGGCTAGCATCAAAGAACTCTTAGTAGTCAAATCCAAATTCTCTTTCGCAAACATATCATTCAAAACAG ACAGCAGCAAGCACAGATACATTCACGACGAGATAGCCAAATATGGCAAGGGGAACATTACTTCCAAGATCTTCAACTTCCGGGAGCTAAGTATTGCAACTAACAACTTTACACCCGAGAATTTACTCGGTGAGGGTGGTTTTGGTAGGGTTCACAAGGGATACATAGACAGCTTAAAGCAG GTTGTAGCAGTAAAACAGCTAGACAGAAATGGATTTCAAGGGAACAGAGAATTCCTAGTGGAAGTATTGATGTTGAGCCTTCTTCATAATCAATACCTTGTGAATTTGGTAGGATATTGTGCTGAAGGCCCTAAAAGGCTTTTAGTGTACGAGTACATGGAAAAAGGATCCCTCGAGGATCACCTTCTTG AATTGAAACCAAAGCAAAAGCCCCTAAATTGGCAGACCAGAATGAAGATAGCAGAGGGGGCAGCAAGAGGTCTGGAGTACCTCCATGAAATTGCCAACCCACCAGTCATTTACAGGGATTTCAAAGCATCAAATATACTTCTAGATGAGAATTTCAACCCGAAGCTCTCAGATTTTGGCCTAGCTAAGTTGGGGCCCACAGGGAATGAGACACACGTGAGTACAAGGGTCATGGGAACATATGGTTACTGCGCCCCAGAGTACGCATCAACAGGCCAGCTAACAACAAAGTCTGATGTCTACAGCTTTGGGGTTGTGTTCCTAGAGATCATCTCAGGCAGGCGAGTTATCGACACTCATAGACCAAGTGAAGAGCAAAATCTAGTAGTTTGG GCACAACCGTTGTTCAGAGACAAGAGTAAGTTCCACTTAATGGCTGACCCTTTACTTGAGGGTGACTTTTCCATGAAGAGTCTCTACCAGGCACTAGGAATCGCAGCTATGTGCTTGCAAGAAGAAGCTAGCACACGCCCTTTTATAGGTGACGTGGTTATTGCCCTTGAATACTTATCTTCAGAAAAAACTGTTAAGTTGGCAGATAAtgaagaggaaggagaagacgatgatgatgatgatgatgatgatgatgaagaagaagaagaagcatCAGACTGGGAAGAGAGTGACCAACCAAACAATGGCACAGTtaaagaaggaaaagaaagctGA
- the LOC110801902 gene encoding microtubule-associated protein TORTIFOLIA1 isoform X2 gives MGSQGPKSSKATKPTSTTATQSSAPSSSLSSHLAMVELKQKILISLSKLSDRDTHQIAIEELETTIQTLQNDAVPMLLNCLFDSSSSDQSKPSVKKESIRLLAAVCGSHSDSTGTHLVKIIAHIAKRLRDPDSGVREACKETIGNLSGIYMKGENAENGVVSLFVRPLFEAMGENNKGVQVGAAMCLGRVVDCAVNPPLSSFQKLCPRVCKYLNSPNFFAKSALLPVVSSLSQVGAITSLNLDPLLQSIHDCLASTDWATRKAAAEALIALALHSRDLIKVGASSTLTALEACRFDKIKPVRESMTEALHHWKNLAGKSGDVALDNRKGSNYDNDKQKNMTSDQRKDEASPRDSANNATLSDSVGKTKNGNYSDKAVGILKKKLPAFSDKNLNAEFFQKLEKRGADDLPVEVVVPRNCLNPSNTNGEEAEINTEENEDNTDKTPSNISSRQRDNDGHMRARCVEDGVSGKDLRPGTSGLEDRGVNFSKVDGQTEASLMNGKGNWLAIQRQLLQLERQQGHLMNMLQEFMGGSHDSMVTLENRVRGLERVVEDMAHDLSISSSRRVGNFRSGYDGSSNRPGRYNGYLDYGGRLPFGDRFSASEGVSPSMRGRAAPWRSDHQEPWDFPSYGASKNGQPGIRREAGSNSIDGRSPRSEHENDQVGARRAWDKGTGNVRLGEGPSARSVWQASKDEATLAAIRVAGDDSGTVRATRVAVRELEAMGCDNNEPERDPVWTSWSNAMDAVQAGDMDTAYAEVVSTGDDSLLVKLMDKSGPVFDQLSNEVAVEVLNAIMPFVAEQNLFDLCLSWVQQLLDLVVENGPDIFSIPIEVKRDLLFSLHDASSSIELPEDWEGAIPDQLMLQLASAWDIDLQQPGS, from the exons ATGGGGTCTCAAGGACCCAAATCGTCGAAAGCCACAAAACCCACATCAACAACAGCAACTCAATCTTCAGCACCATCATCTTCTCTTTCCTCACACTTAGCAATGGTGGAATTGAAGCAGAAAATCCTCATTTCACTCTCTAAGCTCTCAGACAGAGATACCCACCAGATCGCCATTGAAGAGCTTGAAACCACTATTCAAACCCTCCAAAACGACGCCGTTCCAATGCTGTTGAACTGTTTATTTGACTCCTCCTCCTCCGACCAGTCAAAACCCTCCGTCAAGAAGGAGTCAATCCGCCTCCTTGCAGCCGTTTGTGGGTCCCATTCCGATTCAACTGGGACCCACTTGGTGAAGATCATTGCGCACATTGCCAAGCGGCTCAGGGACCCTGATTCTGGGGTTAGGGAGGCTTGTAAGGAGACAATTGGGAATTTGTCTGGGATTTATATGAAGGGGGAGAATGCCGAAAATGGAGTGGTTTCTTTGTTCGTGAGGCCTTTGTTTGAGGCGATGGGGGAGAATAATAAAGGGGTTCAAGTTGGGGCTGCCATGTGCTTGGGGAGAGTGGTGGATTGCGCCGTCAACCCTCCACTTTCATCGTTCCAGAAGTTGTGTCCTAGGGTTTGCAAGTACTTGAATAGCCCTAATTTCTTTGCTAAGTCTGCTCTTCTGCCTGTTGTTTCCAGCTTGTCGCAG GTAGGAGCTATTACATCCCTAAACTTAGACCCTTTGCTGCAAAGCATTCATGATTGCCTTGCTAGCACAGATTGGGCTACCCGCAAGGCTGCTGCAGAAGCATTGATTGCGCTGGCATTGCATTCAAGGGACTTGATTAAAGTTGGAGCATCCTCTACCTTgactgctttggaggcttgtcGCTTTGACAAG ATAAAGCCTGTGAGAGAGAGCATGACAGAAGCACTACATCATTGGAAGAACCTTGCAGGAAAGTCTGGAGATGTAGCCTTAGACAATAGGAAAGGTTCAAATTATG ATAACGATAAGCAAAAAAATATGACCTCCGATCAGAGAAAAGACGAGGCTTCTCCACGAGATTCGGCAAATAATGCCACTTTATCTGATTCTGTTGGGAAAACAAAGAACGGGAATTATTCAGATAAAGCTGTTGGAATACTGAAGAAAAAGTTGCCTGCTTTCTCGGATAAGAATTTGAATGCTGAATTCTTTCAAAAGCTTGAAAAGAGAGGTGCAGATGATTTACCAGTAGAAGTTGTTGTTCCACGTAACTGTCTTAATCCCTCAAACACTAACGGTGAGGAGGCAGAGATAAACACTGAAGAAAATGAAGATAACACTGATAAAACACCGTCCAACATATCCTCCAGACAACGAGATAACGACGGTCATATGCGAGCTAGGTGTGTTGAGGATGGGGTAAGTGGAAAAGATTTGAGACCAGGAACATCTGGCCTTGAAGACAGGGGTGTGAATTTTTCTAAAGTCGACGGACAAACTGAAGCATCTCTCATGAACGGTAAAGGAAATTGGCTGGCTATTCAGAGGCAGTTGCTACAATTAGAGAGACAGCAGGGTCATCTGATGAATATGTTGCAG GAGTTCATGGGGGGATCACACGACAGCATGGTAACTCTGGAGAATAGAGTACGGGGTCTGGAGAGGGTGGTTGAAGACATGGCACATGATTTGTCCATATCATCAAGCAGGCGGGTTGGTAACTTTCGGTCTGGTTATGACGGATCTTCCAACCGTCCTGGCAGGTATAATGGCTACCTTGATTATGGTGGGAGGCTTCCATTCGGTGATCGATTTTCTGCCTCGGAAGGAGTGTCTCCAAGCATGAGGGGTAGGGCGGCACCTTGGAGATCTGATCATCAGGAGCCGTGGGATTTCCCCTCGTATGGTGCTTCTAAAAATGGGCAACCTGGTATTAGAAGAGAGGCTGGGAGCAATTCTATTGATGGAAGATCTCCTAGATCTGAGCATGAGAACGACCAGGTTGGTGCTCGTAGAGCTTGGGATAAAGGAACTGGAAATGTCAGACTTGGTGAAGGCCCCTCTGCAAGAAGTGTTTGGCAGGCATCAAAGGATGAGGCTACGCTAGCAGCAATTCGGGTTGCTGGGGACGACAGTGGAACAGTCCGAGCAACTAGAGTAGCTGTCCGAGAACTGGAGGCAATGGGCTGTGACAATAATGAACCAGAACGTGATCCTGTTTGGACTTCTTGGAGCAATGCCATGGATGCTGTTCAAGCGGGTGATATGGATACAGCATATGCTGAGGTCGTATCAACAGGAGATGATTCCTTGCTTGTGAAGCTCATGGATAAATCTGGTCCTGTGTTTGATCAACTCTCCAACGAggtagcagttgaggttttgaatgcTATCATGCCGTTTGTGGCGGAGCAGAACTTATTTGATTTATGTTTGTCTTGGGTTCAACAG TTGCTAGATTTAGTTGTGGAAAATGGACCCGATATATTTAGCATTCCTATTGAAGTGAAGAGGGACCTTTTGTTTAGTTTGCATGATGCTTCTTCTTCCATAGAGCTTCCAGAGGACTGGGAAGGAGCGATTCCGGATCAGCTCATGCTGCAGTTGGCTTCAGCCTGGGACATTGATCTCCAACAGCCTGGGAGCTAG
- the LOC110801902 gene encoding microtubule-associated protein TORTIFOLIA1 isoform X1, protein MGSQGPKSSKATKPTSTTATQSSAPSSSLSSHLAMVELKQKILISLSKLSDRDTHQIAIEELETTIQTLQNDAVPMLLNCLFDSSSSDQSKPSVKKESIRLLAAVCGSHSDSTGTHLVKIIAHIAKRLRDPDSGVREACKETIGNLSGIYMKGENAENGVVSLFVRPLFEAMGENNKGVQVGAAMCLGRVVDCAVNPPLSSFQKLCPRVCKYLNSPNFFAKSALLPVVSSLSQVGAITSLNLDPLLQSIHDCLASTDWATRKAAAEALIALALHSRDLIKVGASSTLTALEACRFDKIKPVRESMTEALHHWKNLAGKSGDVALDNRKGSNYVAENDLPDNDKQKNMTSDQRKDEASPRDSANNATLSDSVGKTKNGNYSDKAVGILKKKLPAFSDKNLNAEFFQKLEKRGADDLPVEVVVPRNCLNPSNTNGEEAEINTEENEDNTDKTPSNISSRQRDNDGHMRARCVEDGVSGKDLRPGTSGLEDRGVNFSKVDGQTEASLMNGKGNWLAIQRQLLQLERQQGHLMNMLQEFMGGSHDSMVTLENRVRGLERVVEDMAHDLSISSSRRVGNFRSGYDGSSNRPGRYNGYLDYGGRLPFGDRFSASEGVSPSMRGRAAPWRSDHQEPWDFPSYGASKNGQPGIRREAGSNSIDGRSPRSEHENDQVGARRAWDKGTGNVRLGEGPSARSVWQASKDEATLAAIRVAGDDSGTVRATRVAVRELEAMGCDNNEPERDPVWTSWSNAMDAVQAGDMDTAYAEVVSTGDDSLLVKLMDKSGPVFDQLSNEVAVEVLNAIMPFVAEQNLFDLCLSWVQQLLDLVVENGPDIFSIPIEVKRDLLFSLHDASSSIELPEDWEGAIPDQLMLQLASAWDIDLQQPGS, encoded by the exons ATGGGGTCTCAAGGACCCAAATCGTCGAAAGCCACAAAACCCACATCAACAACAGCAACTCAATCTTCAGCACCATCATCTTCTCTTTCCTCACACTTAGCAATGGTGGAATTGAAGCAGAAAATCCTCATTTCACTCTCTAAGCTCTCAGACAGAGATACCCACCAGATCGCCATTGAAGAGCTTGAAACCACTATTCAAACCCTCCAAAACGACGCCGTTCCAATGCTGTTGAACTGTTTATTTGACTCCTCCTCCTCCGACCAGTCAAAACCCTCCGTCAAGAAGGAGTCAATCCGCCTCCTTGCAGCCGTTTGTGGGTCCCATTCCGATTCAACTGGGACCCACTTGGTGAAGATCATTGCGCACATTGCCAAGCGGCTCAGGGACCCTGATTCTGGGGTTAGGGAGGCTTGTAAGGAGACAATTGGGAATTTGTCTGGGATTTATATGAAGGGGGAGAATGCCGAAAATGGAGTGGTTTCTTTGTTCGTGAGGCCTTTGTTTGAGGCGATGGGGGAGAATAATAAAGGGGTTCAAGTTGGGGCTGCCATGTGCTTGGGGAGAGTGGTGGATTGCGCCGTCAACCCTCCACTTTCATCGTTCCAGAAGTTGTGTCCTAGGGTTTGCAAGTACTTGAATAGCCCTAATTTCTTTGCTAAGTCTGCTCTTCTGCCTGTTGTTTCCAGCTTGTCGCAG GTAGGAGCTATTACATCCCTAAACTTAGACCCTTTGCTGCAAAGCATTCATGATTGCCTTGCTAGCACAGATTGGGCTACCCGCAAGGCTGCTGCAGAAGCATTGATTGCGCTGGCATTGCATTCAAGGGACTTGATTAAAGTTGGAGCATCCTCTACCTTgactgctttggaggcttgtcGCTTTGACAAG ATAAAGCCTGTGAGAGAGAGCATGACAGAAGCACTACATCATTGGAAGAACCTTGCAGGAAAGTCTGGAGATGTAGCCTTAGACAATAGGAAAGGTTCAAATTATG TTGCTGAAAATGACTTGCCAGATAACGATAAGCAAAAAAATATGACCTCCGATCAGAGAAAAGACGAGGCTTCTCCACGAGATTCGGCAAATAATGCCACTTTATCTGATTCTGTTGGGAAAACAAAGAACGGGAATTATTCAGATAAAGCTGTTGGAATACTGAAGAAAAAGTTGCCTGCTTTCTCGGATAAGAATTTGAATGCTGAATTCTTTCAAAAGCTTGAAAAGAGAGGTGCAGATGATTTACCAGTAGAAGTTGTTGTTCCACGTAACTGTCTTAATCCCTCAAACACTAACGGTGAGGAGGCAGAGATAAACACTGAAGAAAATGAAGATAACACTGATAAAACACCGTCCAACATATCCTCCAGACAACGAGATAACGACGGTCATATGCGAGCTAGGTGTGTTGAGGATGGGGTAAGTGGAAAAGATTTGAGACCAGGAACATCTGGCCTTGAAGACAGGGGTGTGAATTTTTCTAAAGTCGACGGACAAACTGAAGCATCTCTCATGAACGGTAAAGGAAATTGGCTGGCTATTCAGAGGCAGTTGCTACAATTAGAGAGACAGCAGGGTCATCTGATGAATATGTTGCAG GAGTTCATGGGGGGATCACACGACAGCATGGTAACTCTGGAGAATAGAGTACGGGGTCTGGAGAGGGTGGTTGAAGACATGGCACATGATTTGTCCATATCATCAAGCAGGCGGGTTGGTAACTTTCGGTCTGGTTATGACGGATCTTCCAACCGTCCTGGCAGGTATAATGGCTACCTTGATTATGGTGGGAGGCTTCCATTCGGTGATCGATTTTCTGCCTCGGAAGGAGTGTCTCCAAGCATGAGGGGTAGGGCGGCACCTTGGAGATCTGATCATCAGGAGCCGTGGGATTTCCCCTCGTATGGTGCTTCTAAAAATGGGCAACCTGGTATTAGAAGAGAGGCTGGGAGCAATTCTATTGATGGAAGATCTCCTAGATCTGAGCATGAGAACGACCAGGTTGGTGCTCGTAGAGCTTGGGATAAAGGAACTGGAAATGTCAGACTTGGTGAAGGCCCCTCTGCAAGAAGTGTTTGGCAGGCATCAAAGGATGAGGCTACGCTAGCAGCAATTCGGGTTGCTGGGGACGACAGTGGAACAGTCCGAGCAACTAGAGTAGCTGTCCGAGAACTGGAGGCAATGGGCTGTGACAATAATGAACCAGAACGTGATCCTGTTTGGACTTCTTGGAGCAATGCCATGGATGCTGTTCAAGCGGGTGATATGGATACAGCATATGCTGAGGTCGTATCAACAGGAGATGATTCCTTGCTTGTGAAGCTCATGGATAAATCTGGTCCTGTGTTTGATCAACTCTCCAACGAggtagcagttgaggttttgaatgcTATCATGCCGTTTGTGGCGGAGCAGAACTTATTTGATTTATGTTTGTCTTGGGTTCAACAG TTGCTAGATTTAGTTGTGGAAAATGGACCCGATATATTTAGCATTCCTATTGAAGTGAAGAGGGACCTTTTGTTTAGTTTGCATGATGCTTCTTCTTCCATAGAGCTTCCAGAGGACTGGGAAGGAGCGATTCCGGATCAGCTCATGCTGCAGTTGGCTTCAGCCTGGGACATTGATCTCCAACAGCCTGGGAGCTAG